In Labrus mixtus chromosome 3, fLabMix1.1, whole genome shotgun sequence, a single window of DNA contains:
- the cldn34a gene encoding claudin-34 has translation MDVRLESSFSLSECHTSRMIYMSHTAHWQFLGLIGGVLAWILIMTTTGINEWRLWHVENVSVISSDVAWVGIWKACFFSHSFSSMETCQSISISDPFIPTEIPVAQVLMVLGMICGLAGNISAAMAMRVAYFSLEDRRDIRLLFLLAGTLYVLTGGLCLVPLVWNMTSVLNNRTIDFPPEFNLPAAPVKQQVGSAIGVGIMASIMMLISGLLFLCYRYAWQTLSSEVPRNNNDPLRGPWTETTLAQQSEAPNGCNQGTDNPAFHSEELS, from the coding sequence ATGGATGTCAGGCTGGAGTCATCGTTCAGTCTCTCTGAGTGTCACACAAGCAGGATGATTTACATGTCCCACACGGCCCACTGGCAGTTCCTGGGCTTGATTGGCGGGGTTTTGGCCTGGATCCTCATCATGACCACCACTGGCATCAACGAGTGGCGTCTCTGGCACGTGGAGAATGTGTCCGTCATCTCCTCGGATGTGGCATGGGTGGGAATCTGGAAGGCGTGTTTCTTCAGTCATTCTTTCTCCAGCATGGAGACCTGTCAGAGCATCAGCATCTCGGACCCCTTCATCCCCACAGAGATCCCTGTGGCTCAGGTTCTCATGGTGCTTGGGATGATCTGCGGCCTGGCAGGAAACATCAGCGCTGCTATGGCTATGAGAGTCGCTTACTTCTCTTTGGAGGACCGTAGGGACATAagactgctttttttgttgGCAGGGACCCTGTATGTGCTGACAGGGGGGCTGTGTCTGGTGCCGCTGGTTTGGAACATGACCTCTGTACTGAACAACAGGACTATAGACTTTCCTCCTGAGTTTAACCTCCCTGCTGCCCCTGTAAAGCAGCAGGTCGGCTCGGCCATTGGAGTGGGCATCATGGCCTCCATAATGATGCTCATAAGTGGGCTTCTTTTCCTCTGCTACCGCTACGCCTGGCAGACCCTGAGCTCAGAGGTTCCCAGGAACAACAACGACCCCTTACGCGGGCCCTGGACAGAAACCACCCTGGCACAGCAGTCTGAAGCACCAAATGGATGCAACCAGGGCACAGATAATCCTGCATTTCACAGCGAGGAATTGTCATGA